The genomic region gcacatttaataaattgtgacgagatataaacctaaattcaaacttgcttattttgtgggtaacaactttttggatatatgggtaacccccgaaatcttgtttgaaatgtccctctttctgagatactaggtctttatactcagtgatatctggggtattatcccgggacttctgctgaatggaaattctgacctagtccccgtataatactttctgcaaatgctttgaaatatagccgccctcagcaaattgatgaaacaataaaattgatagtcattgctgttgaaacaaaagatcctctaaaggggacacaccaaaagtcgagtcgtcatctctctgctgaatggaagttctaacctgagctctcacggttttgcatctaaccctttacagatatcatctgtggtatactcacctgtaagactgaatattgggatctggatacgggagtatatacaagaaatgggacacgcaaataagtttaagttcttaagacattaatatcgtatctcgaaacagttgaactttgtgtgaaaatttaagtggaccaatatactgacaatctaggtgaattgtttaaaacttaaaatgaaatgaagcttaacggtgttagtgatttgtcacatatactgatatgatcctcttacacaaactcacaaaaatagtgtctgtaaatatttctttactgcattacatttctcttattacaaaaatccaaaaagttttttagtatgttttagcataaattttgaaaaattcaaaaagattttcgacaactggtattgaaaagctgattttcaaaattccgaagtgctaaacatgatgaccaatTTGTGAGAGGGAGTTTGttattaaacaaatgtttttttaatcatttttacaagtggttcatcaagatCAATTAGATGGATTTGAGGGAGAGTTAAACTTAgtgcatttttttttaaattaaatttgtaaaacTTACTTTGAGGTGATAGCCTGAGTTGAAGGTGAGCCAGGTgacgatcttggaacaacatcAAAGCTGAGTGTTAGTAGAGCCAGGTCGATCGATTCCGAGAAGCTTGAGCTTGTAGagtcaggttccgatacctgagaaCTCGATGGACAAGGTTTGAGCCAGGCAACGatttgaacctgtgaaagccagatgtcgatcctgaagcagatgatgctgatgaattttagaaatgccagcacattgttaaggggagtctgttgatgttgtTAAAGAAATTGAAGCCCAAAGACTGagcaagactgaagatgcgaagactcgacacgtacgactcgtcaacatctgagggggagtcagTTAgcgcatgcatctgtcgacttcgtcttgtatcgagtcttgttctagataggttagattagggcacgtagATCGAAAAAATAGGAGTGTTaatagctgatttcgcttgaaagtgagaatgtaagagattccgcttgaaacagtttggagcggaatcaacttcattttgatttcgcttgaaccatttcaagcgaaaccccttggcctataaatagccaTCTCGAGCGAAATCTCTATGGAGTTGTTGTAAGTtcttgaattccataccgaggtgctgccggtgtgaagccTGATTGTAATTGCTGTTATTTCAAtctaatcagtgtttaaagtgaagattaAGATATTTCTAGGtcaatttcttgttttccgcacctaaaactgatcaaaacttctctgatcgactcgttcgggtcaaataCACAATCctaaaattttcaaataaatggtttaacacctgaaacattctctagaatgttaacaccttcaaaaacaaaagcagaggtgcttgagcagaatttagcagataatactgctcctcaggtatcggctgctgagcccactgctctaggtgatcatagcagcacaaccactgctttgaaacccacacctgccattaccaaaaagaaaacatacagaaagccccccaaacccaaatcaaaggcaactctggaagatgagatcctagagccactgccagtgacaacacaaatgtcacctataaccactgctgctacttcctcacagcagatggaagaaagatctccacctttgcctcaaactcctcctgcatcctcacaaaaggatcaggttatAGACACAGGGACCCCataatatgaagctctggattcACTTGGATTTATCTTCCTCAGTcctaatcccaaggacatgtctctttcaacacccatatcTTCACGCCTTTCATTACCACAAACAATAttacccttgttgcatgcagttgatgtagttcagacacaaaccagttcctctcaatcacctatcactaaGAGTgcactcccacaagtgactgggtctgatatctatacctctgctatcccagcaacaattgaggaggttacactgcagggattacaagtaattcctgacaatagttcaagtggagcagccactacaaatgttgaacccactggtttacatttggacagtggctacattcataagactcccttgaaggcaatttcttcaatagcacctctgagaaccaccagtgagtttgttatgcccactgGTATCTTCaaaaggctatcaagtgctgaaggaagaagaccctagtaccaagaacaaggggtatcaatgaatgacttttgggattcatttcctaagtcacacattggtacaaccactgctggtggggaatcagatgatcccattaacttgggtgatgctttaaaatatcaggaattgacggacAGAGTTGAAACTCTAGAAacatcagttgctgaaataaaggatatggtgcaacagctgctaaaagctcaaaaagcacaatccactgctgttccaactCGAGCATTTGCaaaacctgcacctgctgcaaatgagctatggagtGTATTCAAACCCCTGcttggaaaacaaaaataaatggctgatcaacagcatgcaatacatgtacaaatgctgacaaacatggtggagtcaagGTTCAAAGATACTCAAGCTGACATCAAAGCTATTAAGGCTCACATACAAAGCACCACAGGAAAAGTTCCTCCCACTATCAACTTCATGAATAACCCCTTtctagataatgccaaaaagggggagaaaatcaggtggaagaagaagggaattgAGGATGGTGTTTATATTGAACCCGAAAAAGATAGCCAGACTAAAGCTGccgtatcaacacacaccacctcaccacacaccaccacaaccactgccctaCCACCGTCATCATCTATGatcacatcaccaccaccaaaaccaaactcaccaccaaaaacagccaccccatcatctcctcctgccaaaaagcataagacaacagatgttacaacatctgttgtagtGACAACAATGGTTGAAAcatcagttgtttcaacaactgttagtcagacaCTTTCCACCACTCAAATCACTACCATTTCAacacctgctcaaaagcagaagacacctactgacacatcagtagctgtaatgacaacagaggttgaaacaccagttgtttcaacagctctTAGTCAACCATCtaccactgctctcaccattcctacatcacaaccaaaattcCCTTCACCCATAAAGCTTTAcacaagaaaaaggaaaacaaCTCAACCAAATAAGGACAAATATGATCCtattgctgcaaaatatccactggaactggaagctgtaaaaaatgagatgagacaatttTACACTgaggatgatccttcaaaaagaagatttccttctctcataggcttcatagtcccagaaaatatggatgaatatctcCAGATCAAAGCAAGGCAGGCTAAGATAAAAGCCAAACTTGAAAGTGAAGATCAAAGTGACAAATCCAATTctgaaaaaaatgaaatttttgctCACTAAAGTCAAACAGATGGAAGTCTATGCACAAGATCTGAGCAAAGAAATGTCAAATTTACCACCCAAAGCAGATCTACGAAAAgaaatgagaaaagaatatcttgcatacatcatgaaagaaaaattctatccagctgaagaaaaacagtttgaagaatggccaatagttgcaTTAAAGCATGAGGCAAATAGAATTgaaagaatcaaaaatgatccAAGCAAGAAGAGGACAGCTCCAAACTGGAACAAATATAAAAAGATCATTGCTGACCTTACAtctgagtataaaagaaagaagcaggagctggtggatgcaaaggtGGATACTGCCACaaccatagcaaaatggacaaagcagtataccgatgaggcttatgaaaggctgaagaaaaggagGATGATGGATTCTGACACTCCAAAGAAGCCTGACTACAAAAAGCCAGAACAGCAGATTAGTGCTCCTAAACCACTGATCACATCAGCAGATACCCCTATCCTTGTGATaaaccaagaaaaaggaaaactgttgaccagtgaagaagaaaaagaaaaggaagctgagtactttacagaagccatcaagaaaatggatctaaaagaagatagctcagtgaaacttcaaaaccttgtcaaaaaggtattaaccaaacctgcatcaccaaacacttcagcAGACATGACAGCCATTGAGCTAGATCAAAAGAAGAGACAAGAGCAGATTGaaaaagagactgcagaagatatagctgcagcaaatgatgtcatcaaaatggccttcaaacaaatgtctgctgaaagttcacaacttttcacaaggccaatatctccaaactcatcagtgaataaatctctcccaagaaacccattggattcaaaaatactaaaatggatgtctgatcaaaagacccatgtattgaccctATTCAtatccaatggtgaagtgaagtacatatcaaggaaacaAGCACTAGGCCTTGGGGTtgaagatctacaggatctccttgaacttacactgtgcagggatgaggatgactcaaGTTCCAAGGACTTTGAAGTGGAATTTAAAAGACAAGttagggaacttctgatgagaaataaaaatccagaataatgaagggttttggcattatctgttccagggggagattgttgggattgaaccctaccagaggaacagataatgaaagccaaaaccggatcacaacagtggattcataataagcagctgtttacattaagctttccccttgacagtggtcaTCTAGCATCTGATAGACTTCAAAGTACTGCTCAATAGAACAACTGCCACTAAAGaactgatgaagtttaaaggctgaagcttaATCTACTGACGGAATCCAAGCACTACTGTAGAattaaagcactgcccattcaaggtctgatcaccctttgaagaaagcactgatgctcaaacaacagtggttgactacatcagtggaatgaagaatcagtgtttatacatcagtgaTTAGAATGCaatcagtgtctgtatggtcagtagttatagaacagtagatagagtttgttagtttgttagatgtcgctttcatggtgacgtcagctgagatgcctcagtggtttggtttgcctataaatgtaatagtaccctgtactgttacatttgattgactgagtgggttcttctcctctagtctaatcctttcatcttgtgcaatcaaccatggagtatcagctgagggggagcttagttttgtaagcatgctttgcAATCTTTTGACTTAATTGTAATCATTCAGCTTAATATGAAGcaagtgtttatcaaaactattttctcctttgattgtgtttacaaagtttgttgttcatttccgctgcacttaaactctgttcatttctattgatttgttcaaattatacaaacaaacaaaatcatgacagcctccgatcctaacaccTTGTGTGAGTAATCACAGAGTGACTTCAAGATAGCATCCCTGCCAAATAATTTTTGCTCTAATTCTGCATTCTTCTTCTCTCCATGATTCTCGTGTTCCTCCTCTTCTAGACTGGCCTGATCATCTGTTTCATCTGCAGCTTCTAGCATTTTTTTCTCCAAATCTGAAATTAGAAGGGACTGACTTTTGGTTTGTGCGGTAGTTATAGGTGTTGCTCCAGGCAAGGAAACGTCGCTGGGAATTTCCTCCATTCCCAAATCTGTCACTGGATCCTGGTTTTCATCCTTAGCTTCCTTTGTTACATCTGTTCGTCTTTCTAGCCAAGCTTCCTTGATTtctgctatatccttcttcaagGCTATCAAAGAATCAAGCTTAGCAATAATGACTGCCAACTGGTCAGTGATTGGGTCTGGATAAACACCGTCTTCCTTCTGATTATTTTGAGTCTGCTCCATCTTCGATTTCCCGGCAATGGAACCAACTGATAGAACCCCAAATCAAACAAAACTAAGTTATAGATTTTATTGTTGTAAATTGAAATACTACAAGATAGAAGACCCGATTCGAGATGGGTTAATCTCCAAGAACAAAGGTATAGATACCCAATTAGATAATAATCATCAACATAATCCCCAAAAACCAGAACAAAGATATAAATAAGCAATAATAGCAGTAATAGTAATAGCTGGCCCTTCAGCTCCCGTAATAACTGGCCCTTCAGCTCCCATTTACCCATCAGTTTCCCTTTTCAATAACTGTTTTAACCCATTAATAAATCTGACCCTATTTCCCACCCGTATAGGAATCGGGTTTGTATCATTGTTGATCAACCAGGTTGCTGAATTAAGCTGCTGATTAAGGGCTATTTTATCAAAACAGACTACTGATTAGAAAGGACAAAACAGGCTGCTGAGTAAGCACATTTACCCAACTTTTAAAGGCTTTTTTCTCACACAAGCATTTTATCAAACAGGTGGTCTGCATATATATTTAACTAGTCAGCTTTGTTACCTTAGGTTTAGCATATACACTTGTGAACTATCAGGTGGTGTTAGTTTAATTAATTAACACAATCAGTTCATCAGAAGGAAAAAATAAACTAGAAGGTTATCTTGTGACGAAATGAGAAATTGAATTGCAGATTTAACGTGTTAGTTTGAAAAAATAAACTAGAAGGTTATCTTGTGACGAAATGGGCTACGTGGAGTACTCATGACCATGCGGGGAAGCAGTGGTGGACCCAGGTATTATTATACATAGGGGTGCGAACGATAGGTTTAACCAAATTTTCAAGTGGTGCAATTAGAATTTTGCCCtataaaatacattttttttttcaagggggtCCGGCCCCAGAGAGGAAGAAGACATGTATCATAGTTGTCTTCTTTGTGATGTGAAGTACGATACGACCACACTTCTCATGAGTCTGACAAATTTAACAAAAAATCAAATCATTTAAAATTAGGAAAAAGGATCAGATGAAATTTGaagtttgtttgattttttgtAAATAACTAAGAACGACCTGTAAAGATTGAATACTTGCGGGAGATTATTTTGTATTTTACCCTAGATAGATTCAAAGAGGAAAACCGTTCAATGTTTCTCTTTGATCTTTCAAGTGTACCAATTTAGGGCTgttaatgaaataaaaaaaaaataaataaataaataaaactgaaATCGATATTTAATTATTAAAGATGTCAATTAGACGGGTCTCGGCCTGGTAATCTCAGtcttaataataaaaataaagtataaaATGAGTAATGTAGTGCATAACATAAAATGTTACAAGTAAAAAATCTATAACATGCTTGAAAAAACATAAATTGTTTTCATACACCAAAAGGtgattatttaatttaaattaaaatATGCAACTCAAGTTTATAATCATGAAGTTATCAAGTAATGCGTTGTCATTTAATTCAGTAAGGGCTTGACTCTTTTACTTCTCTTGCTTTGGGCCCTCCTCTTCACTAGATTTTGGGCCCGGATATTTTTTATTGTATTGGGCTACCTACTTAACTCCAAACTAGGGATATAtactttctgtttttttttttttttttttcgtaatTGTTTCAATCTTAACTTTTAATTTAGTAATGGTAAATTAGTATAATTAGTCACTCTTAGAAATAAGTGATAGACAAAACAGGTGTTACTGTGTTAGTGGGTCAAGCCAGCCCATTTTACTCAGAAATTATATATGGAGCGGTTTTGACCCATTATCCCGCCGCGGACTCACAGTAAGCGTAAATCAGCATCAATATCTTACTAGAAATTAATATTTGCTACTTGATTTCATGCATCAATGATAAGAAAGAAAATTCAACACTGTCATATGGAACATGAATACAAAAAAAGATTGTGCAACAGGATTTCCAAAATTCTTTTGTAACTCACATATAAAGAATTAGGAATCAACCCAAACAGCGCCTACAAACAATTTCAACGGAAATTGAAGTACAAGAAACAAAGAACGGTTGAATCTTTATAAAAATCCTTCAAGTTCAACCATAATCTTTGAAAAGGCCTAAAAGAAAcacaaatatataaaataaaggtTTGATGTTATATATATAGAAAACTATGGGGTTGAAAGAGTTGTAATTTACTGAGATTTGTTTAAAAGTTCATTTAAACTAAGGCTGGAAAAACGGTCAGGTCGGGTAGGGTCATGTAATCGGTCCTACTACCGGGTTTGGTCCGTCAGAAACTGGTTGTTATAAGTTATAACAGGGGTATCAGTTTGGATTGGGTTCAAATggcacatttaaaaaaaaaaggattcACAATATACTTAGCAGAATACAAGGATACTAATGCAACTAAAAGACAATACTGGCATGTTAGCATGATCAGCAGCATACTAACAAAAATAAATTCTTCCCTACTAGTTTTGGAAACCAGATTAACAGAGGCAGGTACTTTCTGATCTAAATTTCTTTTATAGTTTGTTGAATTCCTTCTGAAATACTAACTGATTACATTAATTGGAAATATAACTTTGTCCATTACATTGCTTTGAAAACAAACAAACGTACCCAGTAAAATCTCACTTGAGCTATATGTAGGGTCATTACATTACAACTAACAATCATGTCAATGTAGTAAAAATGTATGATAAAAAACTACCAGTATATAAAAAATACAAGTGTGATACCATACTTATTTATAGTAAATTCATATCTTAGAGCTATTTGTAGAGTTGGGTCATTACCATATAAAGTCTCGAGTAATAATCATATTAATATGATTACGTAATACCACTGAAAACTACTAAAATCATAAAATTACCATTGATAAGAAGTACATAAACACACATACACACCATATAACAAATACCTTAcggttaaaatcctaaaagcgACAACAAAATGAAAAACAAGAATTTGATGATATATATGTGAATTACTTGCATTTGAGTGGATCTATATGGCTCCTCTTCCTATCCTCATCTTGTTAACTCTGACCATGATTGCAACGTGTATCTTGTCCACGTACTCCTCAGCAAACATGAAAAGCTTATGTCTCCACTGCTTCTTTAACATCAAAACAACAATAACACCCCAAAATCCTGTTGCATAACCACATATTATGTCCACATAAAACCATACCTTGTTGGGCTCATGAGCTGCTTCATACTTTTTATTGGGAGTTATGGTTGGGTCATCCGGATTGGAGCAATTCTTTGGCAACGGAGGGCCACATAGATCTTTGTTCCCCGTATATATTGATGGATCAATGAGGGTCTGCAACTGATTTCCTGTTGGAATTTGACCTGACAAGTTGTTGTTTGACAAATTCAAGTAGCTCAAAAAAGTCAAAGCTGCAATGCTTGGTGGGATCATACCGCCCAACTCGTTTCCTGATAAATCAAGAGAATTTAATGCTTTCATGTTTCCAATGTCCTCTGGAATGCCTCCACTAAGATGATTATTGGCCAAATTGAGACCCACCAATTCAGAAAGTGTAGTTAATTCTACAGGTATCTCTCCAACGAATTTATTGCTTGAAAGGTCTATGTTATTGACATAATACCATGTATTCGTATATTCAAGAGAACTGCCTTTCATAACCTGAACCAGCCCCTCCTCAGTACTCTCACTAAAACCAATACCGTAGTAATGACCGTCACGCATACCTTGCAATTCTCCTAGACAATGAGGGATTGTTCCTGTTAAGCTGTTGTGTGCAACATCCAAAATTTGAAGATCTATATTTGTGCACAGAGATCGAGGAATTCCTCCAGTGAAGTTATTCTTGTGTAACCTGAATACCCGCAATGATTTAATTTTTTCTCCAATCCATTCTGGTATATTTCCGCAGAATGCATTATCACCCAAATCTAAGACACATAACTCACTTAAATTCCAAAGTTCTGCAGGAAGCTCACCACTAAAGTTATTATCATTCAAGTTT from Helianthus annuus cultivar XRQ/B chromosome 10, HanXRQr2.0-SUNRISE, whole genome shotgun sequence harbors:
- the LOC110883961 gene encoding receptor-like protein EIX2, producing the protein MGPIPTFLGKLTELFLSGNDLSGSIPESIGRLAALTALSLYGNKLSGTIPDSIGQLSKLQFLDVSSNRLIGSIPVSIGQLSKLSSLDVSYNSLEGEIYESHFANLSMLKEFNVASNIKMTLNFSREWLPPFQLRDIDLSSCKIGNGFPQWLQNQRKLHRLVLSNTAISGPLPTWLRKMPIIPFMDLSHNNLSGPLTNLPNGVANVDDEDFFEQVLYLQNNTFNESIPRSLCKRTDLVYLDLSKNRLTGEIPKCFKNLQNLAFLRLSSNGLSGIIPSFIGHFSKLGSLNLNDNNFSGELPAELWNLSELCVLDLGDNAFCGNIPEWIGEKIKSLRVFRLHKNNFTGGIPRSLCTNIDLQILDVAHNSLTGTIPHCLGELQGMRDGHYYGIGFSESTEEGLVQVMKGSSLEYTNTWYYVNNIDLSSNKFVGEIPVELTTLSELVGLNLANNHLSGGIPEDIGNMKALNSLDLSGNELGGMIPPSIAALTFLSYLNLSNNNLSGQIPTGNQLQTLIDPSIYTGNKDLCGPPLPKNCSNPDDPTITPNKKYEAAHEPNKVWFYVDIICGYATGFWGVIVVLMLKKQWRHKLFMFAEEYVDKIHVAIMVRVNKMRIGRGAI